A region of the Planktothrix tepida PCC 9214 genome:
CTATTAACGGCATCTTCAACGGACATTTTAAAATCTATTAAATTTAATAAAACTTGTAAAATTGCAGTTCTAATTCGATTTGAACCGCCCGAACCTAGAACAATTTCCGGTTTATGTTCCTGATTTAAGACTAAGGTAGGAGACATCATCGAAGAAATTCTAACATTTTCCGGCCATTGATGAAATCCTTGGGGATTTAAGTCTTCTTCCCCTAACATATTATTGACCATAATTCCCGTTCCAGGGATAATATATCCTGAACCTTCTCCATTAGATGTTGTTACAGTAGCTGCATTTCCTTCTTGATCCAAAACACTAATATGGGTGGTACTTCCCCATTTATTCACCGCATCAATAAACGGTTGTTGATAGCTAGAAAAACTAGAGACAAAATTTTCAGCAATATTGTCTTGATGTAAGTAATCATCTAACCTTTCTTTGCGAGCGACATTAGTGAACTGCATTACTGTTTTTAAGAGATGTAAATGTTGTGAACTGCCAAACTGAAGGTTAGTTAAATCAAGAGACAATAAAAGTTGTAAAGCAAAAGCAATTAAGGTTCCTCCAGAACTGGGAGGCGGATTTGTTAATATAGTTTTTCCGCGATAGTTAGTTTTTAAAGGATTTCGTTCAATGACGGTATAGTTTTTGAGATCTTCTAAGGTTAAATGTCCCCCTTTTTCTTGACAATCTTGAACTAGCGTTTGAGCAATTTCACCTTCATAAAATTCTCGCTTTTCTCCAGAAACTAAAGCTTCTAAAGTCTGAGCAAAATTAGTCATGATTAAGCGATCGCCTAACTTTAAAATATCACCATTAGGAGCATAAATTTCTCGCCCTTCTGTCGTTGTTAACAAAATCGGTTGCAATAAATTAGAAAACGTATAAGCTTGAAAAGAGTTAACTTCAACCCCTTGTCTAGCTAAAATAATCGCAGGTTCAGCCACAACAGAAAGCGGTAAACGTCCCAAGGTTTCTTGAACGCGCATCACCCCCGCCCAAACTCCAGGAACTGCCATAGACCCTAAACCAATATGAAAGTCTTGAATTGTTGTCCCAAAATTAACGCCCACCGGATAAAAATCTAGGTTTGATGTCGGGCGTTTATAGTGGGGAGTTTGGGTAAAAAAATCAAATAAAATGTTTTGATTTGTGTTAGTATGAGCTAATAAAAATCCCCCACCCGCAAGGGACGTTAAACCCGGTTCCGTCACACAAGCTGCTAACATACAAGCTACAGCAGCATCAAAGGCATTTCCCCCAGCGCGAAAGATTGCCAAACCTGCTTGAACGGTTTCTGAATGTCCCGCCGCAATCACCCCGTTTGTTTTCTTCATTTTTAAAGGTCTGAGTTGAGCCAATTTCTCAACATTTCAGGATACAATGGATTGATAACCTAAAAAATATTAGGTCATCCCATTGCAGTGTTTGGGTATCAAGTTTTTGTTTGTGCAAGTCAAACCCTCAGTTTTATAGAAGTTGAACTTGTGATTGGTGTTCAAATTCTTCACTGAAGCATTTTTAAGTTTTGGATGAGGAACTTCTTAGGCATAAAATAATTCAAGACAACTAAGCACTTTCACGGTTCCCTTTGGTATCAGAAGATCTCGATATGATGGATTTCTTGCGTTCCTTGCGATTTATGCGTCCGCACCGATTACTCGCTCAGAGCCTAATGCTGGGGCTGTTCTCCAGTGGTGCTATTGTATTGGGGATTGTCCCCGATGTATCAAGCTCAACGGCTTCTCGGTTCAATACCGTTGTTCAGGCGCAACAATCCCCAGAATTTAGCGAAACAGAAATTCGCAACTATGCTCGTGCTGTTTTAGGGATTGAACCCAGACGTCAAACCGCTTATAACGAAATTCAAGGGATTGTTGGAGCCGGAAAATCTATCCCCCCTGTCGTTTGTAATGAAACTCAAACCATTAATCGGCTGGATAAAGCAGTTCGAGATATTGCGGTGAATTACTGTACTCAAGCTAAGTCGATTATCGAAACCAACGAGTTAACCATTGGTCGGTTTAACGAAATTACCCAACGTCAGCAAGCTGACCCGGCTTTGCAAAAACGCATTCAATCGGAACTCCAGAACCTACAAAACTCTTCTGGAACTTAAGGAAAGTAGACCTCACTCCGAGATAAGTTTCATGTTCTGTTACCAGCAGAACCCTTTGAGTTGATATATTCTGAACTACTTATGAAAACTACATTTCCCATTGGTCAATTTCTATCCAAATCTTTAACCGTTGCTGTTCTATCCGCTTGTGGTGGTTTCCTGGGATGGAGTCAAACCCCCTCCCAACCCATTCCCTATCTCAGTTGGGGTTCTGCGGCTCAAGCCCAGGAGAGCTTTAATTATAGTGAAGAAAATATTAGGAATTATGCCCGGGCTGCGTTGGCTTTAGAATCCCGGCGTCATGAAGTAGCGAATGAAATCAAAAAAATTGTTGGGGATGTTCCCCGGATTATTTGTGATCAACCCACCAGTTTTACAGCGTTACCCGGAAATGCACCCAAACTGGCGGTGAGTTACTGCGACCAAGCTAAACAGATTATTGAGTCTAAGGGCTTAACAGTTTCTCTGTTCAATGAGATGACCCGTCAACAACAAAATAACCCTTCTTTTAGACAACGGATTCAAGCGGAAATTTTACAGTTATTACAATCGGGTGGAAAATAATGTTTAACAGGCAAGATGCCTGTTCCACTTAAACTGGAAATCTTAACCAACGATTGAGAGTATTGATCGAGCGATCGCACAATGAAGGCTGAGGAATCCCTTGATTTTGGCTTTCCCATTGGTCAATTAATTTCCGTCCCAAGGGCGTTAGGCGAAAACTATCTGTAATTCCCTGACCATCAACTTCTCGACGCAGAACCCCCACTTGTATCAGCCAAAGTAACGCATTTTCGGCTGTCCCTTCCGTTAAGGCGGTGGAAGTATAGGCAGAATTGACCCCAGACTGTCCTGCAATTCCATTCAGACCGACACTGCTCAACCGCATGGTTGTAAACAGTTGCAGTTGAAACGGAGAACAC
Encoded here:
- the ggt gene encoding gamma-glutamyltransferase, with the translated sequence MKKTNGVIAAGHSETVQAGLAIFRAGGNAFDAAVACMLAACVTEPGLTSLAGGGFLLAHTNTNQNILFDFFTQTPHYKRPTSNLDFYPVGVNFGTTIQDFHIGLGSMAVPGVWAGVMRVQETLGRLPLSVVAEPAIILARQGVEVNSFQAYTFSNLLQPILLTTTEGREIYAPNGDILKLGDRLIMTNFAQTLEALVSGEKREFYEGEIAQTLVQDCQEKGGHLTLEDLKNYTVIERNPLKTNYRGKTILTNPPPSSGGTLIAFALQLLLSLDLTNLQFGSSQHLHLLKTVMQFTNVARKERLDDYLHQDNIAENFVSSFSSYQQPFIDAVNKWGSTTHISVLDQEGNAATVTTSNGEGSGYIIPGTGIMVNNMLGEEDLNPQGFHQWPENVRISSMMSPTLVLNQEHKPEIVLGSGGSNRIRTAILQVLLNLIDFKMSVEDAVNSPRVHWENHRFDIEPGFDPESVNTLDLSPQDVIRLWPEKNMFFGGVNTLVKTSDGQLLGAGDIRRNGVSLKS
- a CDS encoding Npun_F0494 family protein — its product is MTVLDSPGKSSIQYSEPTLKRAERAIRCSPFQLQLFTTMRLSSVGLNGIAGQSGVNSAYTSTALTEGTAENALLWLIQVGVLRREVDGQGITDSFRLTPLGRKLIDQWESQNQGIPQPSLCDRSINTLNRWLRFPV
- a CDS encoding DUF4168 domain-containing protein; translation: MRPHRLLAQSLMLGLFSSGAIVLGIVPDVSSSTASRFNTVVQAQQSPEFSETEIRNYARAVLGIEPRRQTAYNEIQGIVGAGKSIPPVVCNETQTINRLDKAVRDIAVNYCTQAKSIIETNELTIGRFNEITQRQQADPALQKRIQSELQNLQNSSGT
- a CDS encoding DUF4168 domain-containing protein; its protein translation is MKTTFPIGQFLSKSLTVAVLSACGGFLGWSQTPSQPIPYLSWGSAAQAQESFNYSEENIRNYARAALALESRRHEVANEIKKIVGDVPRIICDQPTSFTALPGNAPKLAVSYCDQAKQIIESKGLTVSLFNEMTRQQQNNPSFRQRIQAEILQLLQSGGK